In the genome of Notamacropus eugenii isolate mMacEug1 chromosome 5, mMacEug1.pri_v2, whole genome shotgun sequence, one region contains:
- the C5H19orf47 gene encoding uncharacterized protein C19orf47 homolog isoform X7, which produces MVSVTMATSEWIQFFKEAGIPPGPAVNYAVMFVDNRIQKNMLLDLNKEIMNELGVTVVGDIIAILKHAKVVYRQDVCKAAAESLASSPSHLQAELRRSATSAASRMIANSLSRDSPPSTPARRPDTSASKISVTVSNKMAAKHAKAAALDQLEEENAAVPVKRRRRVTAEMEGKYIITMPKGTTPRTRKILEQQQAAKGVQRTSVFDRLGAETKADTTTGNKPTGVFSRLGDALEMDEEQAGDSDDDSSVLQYAGVLKRMGKSFIKDSNPLGVTIKAKATSSEPKPVPATLRRVGGSQGPSAERKPEVLPKVSVIQRLGKATLPPEAQDSQITSTKSKSPAEFKVTIKRTLAGPRVSSSSEGHSAQMDNTGTISVFKRLGRKTD; this is translated from the exons CTACATCAGAATGGATCCAGTTCTTCAAGGAAGCTGGGATCCCCCCAGGGCCTGCTGTCAACTATGCAGTCATGTTTGTAGATAATCG GATCCAGAAGAACATGCTACTAGACCTGAATAAGGAGATCATGAATGAACTTGGCGTGACTGTGGTAGGTGACATCATTGCCATCCTCAAGCATGCCAAGGTGGTGTATCGCCAG GATGTGTGCAAAGCAGCTGCTGAGTCCTTGGCTTCGAGCCCCAGCCACCTACAAGCAGAGCTCAGGCGCAGTGCTACCAGTG CTGCCTCTCGGATGATTGCTAATAGCCTGAGTCGGGATTCCCCCCCCAGCACCCCTGCCAGGCGTCCTGACACCAGTGCCTCCAAGATCTCGGTCACTGTCTCCAACAAGATGGCCGCTAAGCATGCCAAAGCTGCTG CTCTGGACCAGCTTGAAGAGGAGAATGCTGCCGTGCCGGTAAAGCGCAGGCGCAGAGTGACTGCGGAGATGGAAGGGAAATACATCATCACCATGCCCAAGGGGACTACACCTCGGACACGGAAGATCCTGGAGCAGCAGCAGGCAGCCAAAG GTGTCCAGAGAACATCTGTATTTGACCGGCTTGGAGCTGAGACCAAGGCAGATACAACAACTGGGAATAAG CCCACGGGTGTCTTCAGCCGATTGGGTGATGCCCTGGAGATGGACGAGGAGCAGGCAGGAGACAGTGATGACGACAGCTCCGTCCTACAGTATGCTGGGGTCCTGAAGAGGATGGGCAAGTCCTTTATCAAGGACAGCAACCCCCTGGGGGTGACCATCAAGGCCAAAGCCACCAGCTCAGAGCCTAAGCCAGTCCCAGCCACCCTTCGGCGTGTAGGGGGCAGCCAGGGCCCCTCTGCTGAGAGAAAGCCAGAAGTGTTGCCCAAAGTCAGCGTCATCCAGAGACTTGGCAAAGCCACTCTTCCACCAGAGGCTCAGGACAGCCAAATCACCAGCACAAAGAGTAAGTCCCCAGCTGAATTCAAGGTTACCATAAAGAGGACCTTGGCAGGCCCAAGGGTGAGCAGCTCAAGTGAGGGCCATAGTGCGCAGATGGACAACACGGGCACTATTAGTGTGTTTAAAAGACTGGGGCGGAAGACCGACTGA